In Macadamia integrifolia cultivar HAES 741 chromosome 5, SCU_Mint_v3, whole genome shotgun sequence, a single window of DNA contains:
- the LOC122078847 gene encoding transcription initiation factor TFIID subunit 10-like, whose translation MGLDELSGWTGLIKPKKRTSQVITNSEGVMSQNKAKRGPSLISEGAPAAAFERERERDCGRKRRMNQNTPSGEGRHDNDSALSDFLASLMDYTPTIPDELVEHYIAKSGFQCPDVRLIRLVAIATQKFISEVATDALRQCKARQVVAVKDKKEKQQKDKRLILTMEDLSKALREYGVNMKHQEYFTDSPSTGMDPASREE comes from the exons ATGGGCTTGGACGAGCTTTCAGGCTGGACTGGGCTCATCAAACCAAAGAAGCGAACCTCACAAGTCATAACTAACAGTGAAGGAGTAATGTCTCAGAATAAAGCCAAGAGGGGGCCGTCGTTGATTTCCGAAGGAGCTCCTGCTGCtgcttttgagagagagagagagagagactgcgGTCGGAAGAGGAGGATGAATCAAAACACCCCTTCAGGTGAAGGCAGGCACGACAATGATTCTGCTCTGTCTGACTTCCTTGCTTCTCTCATGGATTACACCCCCACT ATCCCAGATGAACTAGTGGAGCATTACATCGCCAAGAGTGGTTTCCAGTGCCCCGACGTGCGACT aATAAGATTGGTAGCTATTGCTACACAAAAGTTTATTTCAGAGGTTGCAACTGATGCTCTTCG GCAGTGCAAAGCAAGACAGGTAGTGGCAGTCAAGGATAAGAAAGAGAAGCAGCAAAAG GATAAGCGCCTGATCTTGACAATGGAGGATTTATCCAAAGCACTTCGTGAG TATGGTGTGAATATGAAACACCAAGAATACTTCACAGATAGCCCTTCAACTGGAATGGATCCTGCTTCAAGGGAAGAATGA